CTTATCGCCGGATTCCAGGGTACTTGACATTGGTTCAGGTCCGGGAACAATCGCGGTGCCCGTCGCCGGCCGTGTGAAACATGTAACTGCAGTAGAACCATCTCACGGCATGGCAGATGTCATGGAGGAATATGCTGCAGAAAACGGAGTTTCCAATCTTGATATTGTCAGAAAACGTTGGGAGGAACTTGATCCTTCCTCTGACCTCCAGGGACCTTACGATATTGTTTTTGCATCATATTCTCTTGGAATGCAGGATTTAAGGGATACCATCAGGATGATGGAGGAAGTTTCCTCAAAATGGGTTTACATTTTCTGGATCTCCGGAATGCCGTCATGGGAAAAGGGATTTTTGGAACTCTGGCCACAAATCCATGGAAAAGAGTTCTGCCTCACTCCTCAGGCAGACATTATCTATAATGTACTTTACTCAATGGGGATTTACCCAAACATAAGGGTAGCTGAAATTGAGAGCAACAATCATTTCCCTGATCTCAATTCAGCGGTTTCAAAGTTAAGCTCTGTATACAACATTGAAACCAGCGAACAGGAGGAAATTCTCCGGAATTACCTCAGCACAGTTCTTGCCCGAGATGAAAAAGGGTTTGCAGTCAAAGAAAGCAACATGGGCACGGCCCTCTGGTGGGAGATGGGAAAGTGAAAATCAATTTATAGTACAGATCTGATGAAGATGAAGATTGTAATATGTGGAAAAAGGGGCAACAGAAAGAGTACAAGCAGCTCAAAAGGGAGGTTATCTTTAATGTTCCCTATTCCCTGAGAATTTACTCAATGTTGAGACAAGTTACATGAACACGTACGGAGGTTTACGGGCTTTCAGGCAACATTGACGAGTTTAATGAACAATACAAAATTGAAACCCCTGAACAGGAAAAAATACTCTCGGATTATCTAAAGTTCAGTTTGAAGGAAGATAATGGGGAGTATATACTTAACGAAAAGTCAAACACTATAAAAATCTGGTGGAAGGTAGAATAATGAAAAGAAAAAATACCGGGATTACACTGATCCTTAGTCTGTTCATGTCCATATTGCTCATACTATGCGCAGGATGTATATCAGACAACAGTGGAAGTTTACAGACAACAGACAATTCAGAACAGTCAACAGGCTATAAGACAGTCGTTGACATGAGGGGGGTGGAGGTTACCATCCCTGAAGATCCACAAAGGGTAGTTGCAATGAGTCGCTCCCTCATCGACACTACAATGTACATATTCGGAAAGAGCGACAAGATTGTTGGAGCAAGTATCTCAACAAAACCAACAGCGGCCGGAACCTACGTTTACAACGGAAATGATTACACAGTCAACAACTGGATAGGCCAGCTCCTCTATCCTGAAATCAAGAACCTGACGAATGTCGGAGGATTTGGAGGGCCATACGGATCACCGAATGCAGAAACTGTTGCCCAACTTGAACCGGACCTGTTTATTCTCAGGGATATGGGTGCAAGTTCTGAAGACACAAATAAATTCATCGAACAATTAGAGTCAATGGGAATACCGGTTGTAGTACTTCAGTATCCGTCATGCTACGACAATCCTAGTATAGATACCATTTATGAAGAAATAGCTCTTCTCGGAGAAGTCTTCGGAAACGAGGATGAAGCCGATCAGATCATAGACACAATGAAATCAAGAGTTGATTTCATTTCTGAAAGAACTGCTGGAATACCTGAGGATGAGAAAGTAGATGTCCTCTACTTCGGAGCTCCTACGTGGGCAAAAGAGAGATACGGCGGTGCAGGATATGCATTCGGAAGTGGAACAATAGAAATTGCCTTCATGGAAGATGTAATAAATGCAAACAATGTCTACACAGATAGTGGCACTAATCTGGTTTCAGCCGAACAGATGCTTGCACTTGACCCGGATAAGATCATCCTGTGTACATATAGCGGATACCACCCTCCAAGACAGCTGTATGATGAGGAGATGTATGGGGGCATACAGGAGATGACCGCTATCCAATCCGGTGAAGTATACTCTCTTTCCTCAACACCATGCAAATCAGAGAGGCTTGAACTTCCTATTAATCTAATGATTGCTGCAAAGGCTATCTATCCTGATAGATTCGAAGATATTGATCTTGAATCATGGACACGTGAATATATTATAGAATTATATGATACCGACGAAGAGGCCACTGATGAAATAATGGATGCACTTATGTTCGAATATCTTGGAATCTCCTGAGACATTCAGGAACAACTTTCTTTTTTTTAGCAATGCCAATTTAGTCCATTTATAAACATTTTCGTTATTTTTTCATTTATTTCTAATTTTCAAATAAATTAATATCCAAAATTTGATCATCCAAAATGGGGAAATTACTAGTTTAATTACCAGTCCTGAATATGGCCGAACAGGACGTTTCTTCCAACTAAAAAAGCTACTGGAAATGATTAAAATTGATATTTTTGTCTGAAAAACATTAAACAAATAAAAATTTATATATAATTTCTCCGCGTATAGTTTAATTTAAACAGGCGGCAAATAATTGCCCAAACTAAAGATAAATTTTTTATTACG
This DNA window, taken from Methanococcus maripaludis, encodes the following:
- a CDS encoding class I SAM-dependent methyltransferase, which translates into the protein MKNYYGFDWNEIWNEINEANIKCGAFGECASIWESKEAARAFLNNSFANPERKQFIIDSLPLSPDSRVLDIGSGPGTIAVPVAGRVKHVTAVEPSHGMADVMEEYAAENGVSNLDIVRKRWEELDPSSDLQGPYDIVFASYSLGMQDLRDTIRMMEEVSSKWVYIFWISGMPSWEKGFLELWPQIHGKEFCLTPQADIIYNVLYSMGIYPNIRVAEIESNNHFPDLNSAVSKLSSVYNIETSEQEEILRNYLSTVLARDEKGFAVKESNMGTALWWEMGK
- a CDS encoding ABC transporter substrate-binding protein, with translation MKRKNTGITLILSLFMSILLILCAGCISDNSGSLQTTDNSEQSTGYKTVVDMRGVEVTIPEDPQRVVAMSRSLIDTTMYIFGKSDKIVGASISTKPTAAGTYVYNGNDYTVNNWIGQLLYPEIKNLTNVGGFGGPYGSPNAETVAQLEPDLFILRDMGASSEDTNKFIEQLESMGIPVVVLQYPSCYDNPSIDTIYEEIALLGEVFGNEDEADQIIDTMKSRVDFISERTAGIPEDEKVDVLYFGAPTWAKERYGGAGYAFGSGTIEIAFMEDVINANNVYTDSGTNLVSAEQMLALDPDKIILCTYSGYHPPRQLYDEEMYGGIQEMTAIQSGEVYSLSSTPCKSERLELPINLMIAAKAIYPDRFEDIDLESWTREYIIELYDTDEEATDEIMDALMFEYLGIS